Proteins found in one Synergistaceae bacterium genomic segment:
- a CDS encoding pentapeptide repeat-containing protein produces MPVKPAKTKFKEVKFEKVKFKEVKFKEIKFKEIKFKEVKFKEVKTDASEKK; encoded by the coding sequence ATGCCGGTAAAACCGGCGAAAACAAAATTCAAGGAAGTAAAATTCGAGAAAGTAAAATTCAAAGAAGTAAAATTCAAGGAAATAAAATTCAAGGAAATAAAATTCAAGGAAGTAAAATTCAAGGAAGTAAAAACAGATGCGAGTGAGAAAAAATAA
- a CDS encoding V-type ATP synthase subunit B — protein sequence MSNSNARLYREGFQSVRGVTGPLLFVNNARGVGYGEFVTIETRSWGSHAWGSHGKQTVTRTGQVLQIQDDLCVIQVFDDILGFETGNTTVWVERDVAKVGVGERLRGQILNGRGQTLEGKDLYGLDALLPINGLSLNPVTRAVPCEPIETGMSVLDLMNTTMRGQRLALLGGPGLPVGELAALVASRALLPGNGDAFLVVFAAMGVTSREVDVFMESFVRSGILESGVFLLNKADDPAIERLLTPRAALTIAEYFAFTKGYDVLVVMTDMLCYAEALREVGAARGESLGRMGYPTYLYSDLAGIYERAGCLAGRKGRVTQIVTVGMPNDDAAHPVADATSHIVDGQIVLDRRLHTAGVFPPVDVLSSLSRPMNKGIGHGRTFDTHRVLADQLHAAYAKAQEVNCLRHHIGDKGLSEVEKSYIKFGESFEKLFVNQKRERGREQWGRETETVERRTFIQSEAKAWEILRQLPAGELYLLSPSLMAHKLK from the coding sequence ATGAGCAACTCGAATGCGAGGCTTTACAGAGAGGGATTCCAAAGCGTCAGAGGAGTGACTGGCCCCCTTCTTTTTGTAAATAACGCGAGGGGTGTCGGTTACGGTGAGTTCGTGACGATTGAGACGCGCTCCTGGGGGTCTCATGCCTGGGGATCTCATGGAAAACAAACCGTTACCCGCACGGGCCAGGTGCTTCAAATTCAGGATGACCTTTGCGTGATTCAGGTCTTCGATGACATCTTGGGGTTCGAGACAGGAAATACCACTGTGTGGGTGGAGCGCGACGTCGCTAAGGTCGGTGTGGGGGAACGCCTGCGCGGTCAGATCCTAAACGGCCGCGGACAAACGTTGGAGGGAAAGGACCTTTACGGGCTCGACGCGTTGCTTCCCATCAATGGTCTGTCGCTAAATCCTGTGACTCGCGCCGTCCCCTGCGAGCCCATCGAAACGGGGATGTCTGTTCTAGATCTAATGAACACCACAATGCGTGGACAAAGATTAGCGCTGCTAGGTGGACCGGGACTACCCGTCGGAGAGCTTGCGGCGCTCGTCGCTTCTCGCGCTCTTCTTCCCGGCAATGGGGATGCCTTTCTGGTGGTTTTTGCCGCTATGGGCGTTACTAGCCGAGAAGTGGATGTTTTTATGGAGTCATTTGTCCGTAGCGGGATACTGGAAAGCGGCGTCTTTTTGTTGAATAAAGCTGACGATCCTGCTATAGAGCGACTCTTAACGCCTCGCGCCGCCCTGACCATCGCCGAATATTTCGCTTTCACCAAGGGTTACGATGTCCTTGTTGTCATGACGGACATGCTATGTTACGCTGAGGCGCTGCGAGAGGTTGGCGCGGCGCGGGGGGAATCTCTTGGGCGGATGGGATACCCCACGTATTTGTACTCCGACCTGGCGGGGATTTATGAGCGAGCCGGCTGTCTCGCTGGACGGAAGGGTAGGGTGACGCAGATTGTCACCGTCGGGATGCCGAACGATGACGCCGCCCATCCGGTGGCCGACGCGACGAGCCATATTGTCGACGGACAGATTGTCTTGGATCGGAGGTTGCACACCGCTGGCGTTTTTCCGCCCGTGGACGTATTGTCCAGTCTTTCACGGCCTATGAACAAGGGGATAGGGCATGGGCGCACTTTTGACACGCATCGTGTCCTCGCCGACCAGCTCCACGCTGCCTACGCGAAAGCCCAAGAGGTAAATTGCTTGAGGCACCACATCGGTGACAAAGGGCTTTCGGAAGTGGAAAAGAGCTACATAAAATTTGGAGAATCCTTTGAAAAACTTTTTGTCAATCAGAAACGAGAGAGAGGGAGGGAACAGTGGGGGCGAGAGACGGAAACGGTGGAAAGAAGGACGTTTATTCAGTCCGAAGCGAAAGCCTGGGAAATTTTGCGTCAGCTCCCCGCCGGAGAACTGTACCTATTGTCCCCTTCCTTGATGGCGCACAAGCTGAAGTAA